From the Misgurnus anguillicaudatus chromosome 17, ASM2758022v2, whole genome shotgun sequence genome, one window contains:
- the LOC129451409 gene encoding uncharacterized protein, with protein sequence MDKPTSVQDFFGTRKYNDNSPEQRSRVEGIAQWIGRTGLPARIVKDEEFIAMMAKMDKKFKVPKRQIFLNLIDQIYKEEKEKIKQNLATARRITTGLDIWTKKELTASFLGVSDCYFNPETKKAEHKLLNLKEMVHPHTAVSISTLVEESKEEWGIPREKVLTTITDNGSNMVASFHTHAEVATTSEEDSEVEHDNANDEYEHQEGEDGGYDYGAIERTPCVVHTISLS encoded by the exons ATGGACAAGCCAACTAGTGTTCAGGATTTCTTTGGCACAAGGAAGTACAATGACAACTCCCCAGAGCAACGTAGCAGAGTGGAGGGGATAGCGCAGTGGATAGGTCGCACAGGACTCCCAGCACGAATTGTCAAAGATGAGGAGTTCATCGCCATGATggcaaaaatggacaaaaagtttaaagtgccaaaaagacaaatttttttaaacctgaTTGACCAAATTTAcaaagaagagaaagaaaagatCAAACAAAACCTGGCCACAGCACGCAGAATAACTACAGGGTTGGATATTTGGACTAAAAAGGAGCTTACGGCATCTTTCCTGGGAGTCAGCGACTGTTACTTTAACCCTGAGACCAAAAAGGCTGAACACAAACTCCTGAACCTTAAGGAGATGGTTCACCCTCACACCGCAGTGTCGATTAGTACACTTGTGGAGGAGTCAAAGGAAGAATGGGGGATCCCTAGAGAAAAGGTCCTCACAACTATTACTGACAATGGCAGCAATATGGTGGCTTCGTTCCACACACACGCAGAAGTTGCCACAACTTCTGAAGAGGACTCAGAGGTGGAGCACGACAATGCCAATGATGAATATGAGCATCAGGAAGGGGAGGATGGCGG ATATGACTACGGAGCCATAGAGAGGACCCCGTGTGTGGTTCACACCATAAGCTTGTCATGA